A stretch of the Paenibacillus dendritiformis genome encodes the following:
- a CDS encoding RNA polymerase sigma factor produces the protein MGKVEGLLTDREFFERYNKEVYRTCYYMLRDASDAEDICQEVFMKAFTSGWRQVEHLKTWLMRIAVNHCLNHLRRSKTRRMKEKLLLLFQREQAEPPVLAEVEQRETEDEWRRRMARLPDKIRVVVTLRYTNDLALKEIADILDIPVGTVKSRLNRGLKLMKAMLEESGQMEPDERSRPGNRSVHKQAGGRKEGANNEQGDTRGDGPCPAARR, from the coding sequence ATGGGAAAGGTGGAGGGCCTGTTGACGGACAGGGAATTTTTCGAGCGGTACAACAAGGAAGTGTACAGGACCTGCTACTATATGCTGCGCGATGCGTCAGACGCGGAGGATATATGCCAAGAGGTGTTCATGAAGGCGTTCACCTCGGGATGGCGGCAGGTGGAGCACCTCAAAACGTGGCTTATGCGCATCGCCGTCAACCACTGCTTGAACCATCTGCGGCGGAGCAAGACGAGACGAATGAAGGAGAAGCTGCTGCTCTTGTTCCAACGGGAACAGGCGGAGCCTCCGGTGCTCGCCGAGGTGGAGCAGCGGGAGACGGAGGATGAATGGCGGCGCCGCATGGCGCGGTTGCCGGATAAAATCAGGGTAGTCGTGACCCTTCGCTATACGAATGATTTGGCGCTTAAGGAGATTGCCGACATCTTGGATATCCCGGTTGGCACGGTGAAGTCGCGCCTGAATCGGGGCCTGAAGCTGATGAAGGCTATGCTGGAGGAGTCGGGCCAGATGGAGCCGGATGAGAGGAGCAGGCCGGGGAATAGGAGCGTACATAAGCAGGCAGGAGGCAGGAAGGAAGGTGCGAATAATGAGCAAGGAGACACGCGTGGAGACGGACCTTGCCCGGCGGCTCGGCGATAA
- a CDS encoding C39 family peptidase, which produces MPQFVRRLNRWLLFLILLALCAFPIQFLLASKFKEGGLSFSFGMPADDIVLMLHSNTAYVGRYLVPIDERENKASPYQQSGETLVPARFLASKLEAELAYDQAKGTITFTKDDARVTYRLNKPEVKIAGATSPVNTAPHVKDGLTYVPLRPVSEALGRSIYARDGVIALRNRDDAPNETQWNDWRKELSQYIDYDTFGPYGVQLGGRFERVFRRWEDAVAYARQAPGRRVTYRGKHVMWDPEKPAPKSFRYNGAPLILQLPELPRGCEVTALAMLLKTADVDVDKMELAREIRRDPTPYKKAGGKVHFGNPHKGFVGDMYTFANPGLGVYHEPIAELAERYLPGRIADLTGTSVEHLLWIVGQGTPVWVIHTTMYDEVPDKYWVTWQTPDGPVRVTYFEHSFIVTGYDEKYVYINDPLGRRDRIERSAFQRGWEQMGSQAITYLPPEESI; this is translated from the coding sequence TTGCCACAATTCGTTCGGCGGCTCAATCGCTGGCTGCTGTTCCTGATATTACTTGCGCTCTGCGCCTTTCCGATACAATTCCTGCTCGCCTCCAAATTCAAAGAGGGCGGGCTGTCCTTCTCGTTCGGCATGCCTGCGGACGATATCGTCCTCATGCTGCACAGCAATACCGCCTACGTCGGCCGCTACCTCGTTCCGATCGATGAGCGGGAGAACAAGGCATCGCCATATCAGCAGTCGGGCGAGACGCTGGTTCCCGCCCGCTTCCTCGCTTCGAAGCTGGAGGCCGAGCTGGCCTATGACCAAGCCAAAGGAACGATCACCTTCACCAAAGACGACGCGCGGGTGACCTATCGGCTGAACAAACCGGAGGTCAAAATTGCGGGAGCCACGTCCCCGGTCAACACGGCTCCGCATGTCAAGGACGGGCTGACGTACGTGCCGCTTCGCCCGGTCAGCGAGGCGCTAGGACGCAGCATTTATGCTCGGGACGGCGTGATCGCGCTCAGGAATCGCGATGATGCGCCAAATGAGACGCAGTGGAATGATTGGCGGAAGGAATTGTCCCAGTATATCGACTATGATACGTTCGGGCCGTATGGCGTCCAGCTTGGCGGGCGCTTCGAGCGCGTCTTCCGCCGGTGGGAGGATGCCGTCGCTTACGCCCGGCAGGCGCCCGGAAGAAGGGTCACCTATCGCGGGAAGCATGTCATGTGGGATCCGGAGAAGCCGGCGCCGAAGTCGTTCCGCTACAACGGGGCGCCGCTCATCCTGCAGCTGCCGGAGCTGCCGCGCGGCTGCGAAGTGACTGCCCTGGCGATGCTGCTGAAGACGGCCGATGTCGACGTGGACAAGATGGAGCTCGCCCGGGAAATCCGCCGGGACCCGACGCCATATAAGAAAGCAGGCGGCAAAGTACACTTCGGCAATCCGCATAAAGGATTCGTCGGCGACATGTACACCTTCGCCAACCCGGGACTCGGCGTCTACCATGAGCCGATTGCCGAGCTGGCCGAACGCTATCTGCCGGGCCGCATTGCCGACTTGACCGGCACGTCGGTCGAGCACCTGCTGTGGATCGTCGGGCAGGGCACCCCGGTCTGGGTCATTCACACGACGATGTATGATGAGGTGCCGGATAAATATTGGGTGACATGGCAGACCCCGGACGGCCCGGTGCGCGTCACCTACTTCGAGCATTCGTTCATCGTCACGGGCTATGACGAGAAATATGTCTATATCAATGACCCGCTTGGCCGCCGCGATCGCATCGAACGTTCCGCCTTCCAGAGAGGCTGGGAGCAGATGGGGAGCCAAGCCATCACCTATTTGCCGCCGGAAGAGTCTATATAG
- a CDS encoding DUF4179 domain-containing protein: MSKETRVETDLARRLGDKEGHDYPDFDAMWARIDAARQESGAESSGRTMFLRGRRLAVLSAVALVLIATPVLASMSGHWDFTFRPGVKSALNHGFGQKIDKSVTNSGVTFTVDAAMSDDNGTTLLYSFDPGDEEPLEWKFSEVELRTADGEPVVKVNDVQSMRMNWKKGYYSHIWDKENKRYNGFLETPWTFDGKETELQLRVRGLQEYNTKRLPLALDLSETGVQTFPVQDGGIESASIQISREAEGKMVLKSLYTYWDERTANTNLPEILVKKDGKLMKRSGMRVGLDNGKWAEQEIYQLDDIHQQNITFELAYMTPGKKIDGEWNLGGLRLNKEKALHASAIRTLDVPVRTTEGEAVVRKLFIRPTGIRVEIEHGSPYSRLPYKGVYLSVGGRKLEGEEWLTDNTREGSHYVQTYLFEATPDLRLTAELPMELLLQYEVEERWDYRQPLLLSNISDEKQTLTVDVGEYPVKWTYYKQNGDLYVESESPDERFGGINQTFIRQEDRRIPGHILFDWIPGAGLNDSLNKRVDVYPGFEETEAEMYIFMYLVRHPERELTVKLQ, encoded by the coding sequence ATGAGCAAGGAGACACGCGTGGAGACGGACCTTGCCCGGCGGCTCGGCGATAAGGAGGGACACGACTATCCCGATTTCGATGCGATGTGGGCAAGGATCGATGCGGCCAGACAAGAGTCCGGGGCGGAATCCTCAGGCCGGACGATGTTCCTGCGCGGGCGCCGCTTGGCGGTCTTATCGGCGGTCGCGCTGGTGCTGATCGCGACGCCGGTGCTGGCCTCCATGTCGGGACATTGGGATTTTACGTTCCGGCCGGGCGTGAAGTCGGCGCTGAACCACGGATTCGGGCAGAAGATTGACAAGTCGGTTACGAACAGCGGCGTTACATTTACGGTCGATGCGGCCATGTCCGATGACAACGGGACCACGCTGTTATACAGCTTCGATCCGGGGGACGAGGAGCCGCTGGAATGGAAATTCTCCGAGGTGGAATTGCGCACGGCTGACGGGGAACCCGTCGTGAAGGTGAATGATGTTCAATCGATGCGAATGAACTGGAAAAAGGGGTACTACTCACATATTTGGGATAAGGAAAATAAACGATATAACGGTTTTTTGGAAACGCCATGGACCTTCGACGGCAAGGAGACGGAACTGCAGCTTCGCGTGCGGGGACTGCAGGAGTATAACACCAAGCGGTTGCCGCTGGCTCTCGATCTGTCCGAGACTGGCGTGCAGACGTTCCCGGTTCAGGATGGCGGCATTGAATCCGCAAGCATTCAGATTTCGCGGGAAGCGGAAGGGAAAATGGTGCTCAAATCCCTCTATACGTATTGGGATGAGCGGACCGCGAATACGAATCTTCCCGAGATTCTGGTGAAAAAGGACGGGAAGCTCATGAAGCGATCCGGTATGCGGGTTGGCCTCGATAATGGCAAGTGGGCCGAGCAAGAGATTTATCAGTTGGACGACATTCATCAGCAAAATATCACGTTCGAGCTCGCCTACATGACGCCGGGCAAGAAGATAGACGGCGAATGGAATCTCGGAGGGCTGCGGCTGAACAAGGAGAAGGCGTTGCATGCATCGGCGATCCGCACCCTGGACGTGCCGGTGCGAACGACGGAGGGAGAGGCCGTCGTCCGCAAGCTGTTCATTCGTCCGACAGGCATTCGGGTCGAGATTGAGCATGGCAGTCCATACTCGCGGTTGCCTTATAAGGGCGTCTATTTGTCGGTTGGCGGCCGGAAGCTGGAAGGGGAAGAATGGTTAACGGACAATACGCGCGAAGGATCTCATTACGTGCAGACGTATCTGTTCGAGGCTACGCCTGATCTCCGCCTGACAGCGGAATTGCCGATGGAGCTGCTGCTGCAATATGAAGTGGAGGAAAGATGGGATTACAGACAGCCGCTCCTTTTGTCAAATATTTCGGACGAAAAACAGACGTTGACGGTGGACGTGGGAGAATATCCGGTGAAGTGGACCTACTACAAGCAGAACGGTGATCTGTATGTAGAAAGCGAAAGCCCGGACGAACGATTCGGCGGAATCAATCAGACGTTCATTCGCCAGGAAGATCGGCGCATCCCCGGACATATCCTGTTCGATTGGATACCAGGCGCCGGGCTTAACGACAGCCTCAACAAGCGGGTGGACGTCTATCCCGGTTTTGAAGAAACGGAAGCGGAGATGTATATCTTTATGTATTTGGTCAGACATCCGGAACGGGAGTTAACAGTGAAGCTTCAATAA
- a CDS encoding sulfatase, translating into MTTASYRRPNILFVMSDDHASHAMSCYGSRINATPQIDRIANEGIRFDNCFCTNSICSPSRASILTGTYNHLNGVKSIDDPFDGRQQTFPKLLQQHGYQTAIVGKWHLGHGGHANPTGFDYWSVLDGQGEYFNSEFLEENEGRRIEGYVTDVITDLSLDWLRKRDPDKPFMLMCHHKAPHRPWQPDERHSRMYEDVEIPYPETFDDDYANRSQAAAEAKMRIGRDMVTTDTKGDPPEGMSEEEAKRWKYQRYIKDYLRCVASIDDNVGRLLDYLDEEGIAEDTIVIYTSDQGFFLGDHGWFDKRFMYEESLRMPFVVRYPKAIAPGSVTDAMALNVDFAQTFLDYAQIEAPADMQGRSLRPIWEGVTPADWRTSMYYRYWMHLDEHHNVYSHYGIRTHRYKLIYYYAQALGTPGSVDEDRPPEWELFDLEQDPCEMRNVYGEPGYGSVVSELKAELHRLQAEVLDTPVEEVS; encoded by the coding sequence ATGACGACCGCATCATACCGAAGACCGAACATTTTATTTGTGATGTCAGATGACCATGCTTCCCACGCCATGAGCTGTTATGGCAGCCGCATCAACGCGACGCCTCAGATCGACCGGATTGCGAATGAAGGCATCCGCTTCGACAACTGTTTTTGCACGAATTCGATCTGCTCGCCGAGCCGCGCTTCTATCTTGACGGGGACTTACAACCATCTCAACGGAGTGAAATCGATCGACGATCCCTTCGACGGAAGGCAGCAGACGTTCCCGAAGCTGCTTCAACAGCACGGTTACCAGACCGCCATTGTCGGCAAATGGCATCTCGGACACGGCGGACATGCCAATCCGACAGGATTTGATTATTGGAGCGTTCTGGACGGGCAGGGCGAATATTTCAATTCCGAGTTCCTGGAGGAAAATGAAGGCCGCCGTATCGAAGGATATGTAACCGATGTCATTACGGATCTGTCATTGGATTGGCTGCGGAAGCGGGATCCAGACAAGCCGTTCATGCTGATGTGCCATCATAAGGCGCCGCATCGTCCTTGGCAGCCGGATGAGCGTCACAGCCGCATGTACGAGGACGTGGAAATCCCGTATCCGGAGACGTTCGATGACGATTATGCCAATCGCTCGCAAGCTGCCGCCGAAGCGAAAATGCGGATTGGGCGCGATATGGTCACGACCGATACGAAGGGAGATCCGCCGGAAGGGATGTCGGAGGAGGAAGCGAAGCGATGGAAGTACCAGCGCTATATTAAGGACTATTTGCGCTGCGTCGCGTCCATTGATGACAATGTGGGGCGGCTGCTCGATTATTTGGACGAGGAAGGTATTGCGGAGGACACCATCGTCATTTATACTTCCGACCAAGGCTTTTTCCTCGGCGATCACGGCTGGTTCGACAAGCGGTTCATGTACGAGGAGTCGCTGCGCATGCCGTTCGTCGTCCGTTATCCGAAGGCGATTGCTCCGGGCAGCGTGACCGATGCGATGGCCCTGAATGTCGATTTCGCGCAGACCTTCCTGGACTATGCGCAGATCGAGGCGCCTGCGGACATGCAGGGACGTTCCCTCCGGCCGATATGGGAGGGCGTGACGCCTGCGGATTGGCGAACCTCGATGTATTACCGCTATTGGATGCACCTGGACGAGCATCATAACGTCTATTCGCATTATGGCATCCGAACGCACCGTTACAAGCTGATTTATTATTATGCGCAGGCGTTGGGCACGCCGGGGTCGGTCGACGAGGATCGGCCTCCGGAGTGGGAGCTGTTCGATCTGGAGCAAGATCCCTGTGAAATGCGCAACGTATACGGTGAACCGGGCTATGGGTCGGTTGTCAGCGAATTGAAGGCAGAGCTTCACCGGCTGCAGGCGGAAGTGCTCGATACGCCAGTTGAGGAAGTATCCTAA